CAGCTTCTTATGGTGCTCAATGAATGGCTCTAGTCCGACCACATCGTCTTAACTTACACACGTTCACATTGTTAGGCGGTGTGGGGTCATTATTGGGACATGATTTGCCACTAAGAACATGAATGGAAAGCTACACCACCCCTTTGgttgatccaccatggttggcatggattaaaccatggcaaccatggttctcctttccatttttcaacaaattaTTTCCTTTTTTCTTTAGTCAAagattaattaaaataaataaggggctagtggtttaggttatgaccacacccttagggtagtggttttagatgatggattagaggtgggttacatggcactaacatggaggatcatggtggtcatgagggtcataaccacaccctatagccttatggTAATTTTAGCCCCCTCTTTCTTTTAATAGTTTTCATTTAACCCCCCTCTCTACTTCTATTTATTTGCCTTTTAACTTCCAAAACTCAAAGTATGATCCATGTAAGATTGTAAACGTATGAACTTAGGTGTTGTATTATGCTATTATTTATAATTTCACTAGATTAGaatgtttttcttttaaatttgatCTGTGTTTACATGTTCATCTCTTACTgaattaacaaaatatatatatgtattccACATTCAATATCTATCAGCCTAAATTGTATAGTTATACAACTAATAAATGGTTAGAAAGATCTTTTTGCAACATGTATGATTGTTTGATTTGTCCGAGTGTTAGTAGTTGAGATCGTATCATGTTAATTGATTTGAACCTCATGGTGGTCATATTGTGAGAAGGGGGATAGCATAGATTGTGTATTTTAAATACGGGTTAGCTTTGTAGAAATTTAACCAAGTTTGACATATGTTCCAATTAAATCACTGAAACTTTTTTTATCTCTTTAAAGTCTCTAAAGTTTCATTTGTTGTTCTAATATTACATAATTATCTGGTTACCAATGTGATGTGTCAGGTTTAAttactttttataattttttaataggATGTGGGAAATTTAAATAAAACCATGAACTTTTCAATTAAAAATCATATCTTTATTCTAGAAAAATTATTAAATAATCAAAAcattttgtatcgtttgaatcATAAAATGGAATCCAAGTCTGGTTCCAAAATGTATGATTCCAGTACGTTTTAAAATGGAGCAGTGGTTataaaaaatcacatttttaaatTTGTAAATCACAAATAGAAGAAATTGCAATGATTTCAATATGGCTCCAAAATGGAATTCAACCAAGTGAATCAACAGTGATCCCAATGATATTGCAATGAAGATGCAGTATTGCAATGAAGATGCAGAGAAGACCAGAACATAAAGTAGAAGAAATAAAATTTAAGAAATCACAATGATTGAATCATGCAAATCAAATCCACAAAATAAAAACATGTTCTTTCCAATTCGATGGACGATTGAAAATTGAGAAATCCAAGGTTTGTTAGggtttaaaatatattttaattttataaaatccTTAAATAATATCCACATAAAcattaaaagaaaacaaaaaataaaatgaaaaaatagTAACCTGGTTACCTGATAATTACACACTATGAGAACATTAAGTTAAAGTCTAGTTACTTTAGATAGACAAAAAAAGTTTAGATGACTTAATTAAAACACTTGACAAACTTGGTTATATTTCTATGACGTTTCCTCTTTAAATATAAATGAGACTTTTAATTGGTGCATAAAAACATCCATCTATAAGGTTCTAATGTTTATATAGTGAAGTGGAGGGCAGCAATTTGCAATTAACAAAATTTGTTATCTTTGAGTCGAATTAAAATCGATTTTATTGAAGACCATTAAAACTTGGGACCTATTTTTTTCCCGGGAGGCAGGAAGGTAAGCTAATTTACACCCTTTAGAGATAAAGTGGAGCTTCCTTCTTAGAacgtatataaaaaaattaaaaaataaaatataatagaAGAGGGATACTAATGCCATTAATGACATTTCATATAATGGAACATCACATGGATGATAAAAGAAACTTTAATGACAAAATGCAAAAGGCCAAAATGAGCATGGCTAGTGCTAAGTTAGCATCTGGGCACGTTTTGTAAATCTTATCGTAACAGGCTCAGTTATATCTAGATCTTCTGGTTCAAAATCAACGACTCAAAAGAACggaattataaaaaataatataaaattttgTAAAGAATTGTAAACAGGTTCTGGTCAAAAGAAACGATGGTGGTTGATAAAACTTGATCCATGGGGTTCACTTGTTCATCCCGGTTGCGTTCTTCACTGCCTCGGTTGCTACTTGTGCCTTTTCCTTAATTTGCTGGCCAGCCTGCAAATAAATTCAATCTCAATAAAGAAAACTATAtagaaataattataataatcagTACAAAAATTACAAAACGATTCAAAAAATCGGACCTGCTGCATCGACTCTTGGGCGGACTGTGCAGCATTGCTGGCTTGCTCCATCAGCTGACTGGTCTTTTCCTGACAGCAAAAGATGCTTAACATCAGTGACGGATTCAGGAAATAATTCCACCATATGCGCAAAACAATTACcgtaatataaattaaatttaaaaaggGTGTAAATTTATTAAAAATGATAAATAAATACATCCTACGATGCATAGTTGCATACATATATGAGGTTATGAGAAAGAAAGATAATAAAAGTAACCTGAGCTTCGGCCTTAGCCTGGGCAGTTGCCTGTTCTGCTTCACTCTGAGAGTTGTTCATCATATTGTACTCGTGAGAttgatgtttgtttgtttataaaAGGCCAGATAGATTGTGTTGATCATAAACTAGAGATGGGGCTAGTtacatatttatattatatacAGCTAATAAGAAGATCAAACCAACTGGTGACATGGCATGTGTGCTATCTATTTATAGAAAACAGTTGCAAATATTTATCATTTGTTCTTGGCTACAATTGGGAACCTTATGGAGACTGAATCCAGATTAAACAAGACCACAACTTGTTAGATTAGAGAGAGATAACAGGAAGAAGTTGGAATGCGTGATTGACTGATTTCCATTTTTGAAACTTATATTACGGATCGTCTTTGAAGCTGTGACACACATGAAGGCATAATTGTCTTTTTATGTTTTTCACTTTTTTGATTGGTCCATGTAATAAGACttataaacattaaaaaaaacttgtttaaatcagACACCTCCCTTGACATTATTCTATCTCTACTCGCTTTCAAGCATTCACATCCCATTCCTTATCCCCTTATCCCTGTACTTTAACTAAAAATCATCATTCCCTAGATTTATCTCTCATTTTCTAAAAACCTTTCACGTCCGAGCATTCACATCCCACTCCTTATCCCTATCCctataatttaactaaaaatcACCATTCCCTAAATTTATCTGTCATTTTTTAAAAACCTCCCACATCCCATTCACCATCCCCAAAAATAAGGGGATTCACTTTAGTTTTCCCTAATAATAAGGGGATGGGGTATGGAGATGAATAATGGGATGGAGTGGTGTTTTTAGGTGATTCCCTGAATTTTAAGGATTGGGATGGGGAATGGGTTGGGAATGCTCTAACCTCGGACCAACAACCATATACCCAAACAAAAATATATCTTGTCCTCCAAATTCTTGAAAATTGTTTATGAAAATTACGGAATACAAACATAACAGTTAGCAGGTATGGTCGGGGAATCGGGGATTCATCGGCTTTAAATGGCTTTGAATCGGACCACACCGGCAACTGGAACTTGATAAAAATACAAACTGAAGGCTGAACCGGTACATCCAATTTTAGGGAGCCGGTCTATACCGTTTAATGCACACCTTTAGATTCGTGTACTTTATGATTAAGAATACTTGCATTTTTAAGTGTAAACTCCATAGTTTTGCAGGATACGTTTCTTAAGCATTATCTTCAGCCCGATAAATCTGTTTCAAGGTACTTCTTGAAATTAAGCCTCTTTCAACAGCGAGATTCCAAAAGGTTCCTAAAACGTGCTTGTCGCTAGCATAACTAGCGGTGAAACTTTTATGAATTTTGTTCGTGATCATCAACCTCTTCTTATACATCTCGTCAAATATCTTCAAACCAATACTTGTGTCACCTTCTTTCAGGTAAGCATACGCCAAACTAGTGAATACAACACTATCTCCCGATATCCCTTTACTCAACATAATATCATACAATCTTTGGGCATACACAACTCTCTCTACCTTGCATAATCTCCTGATTAGTGCCCTATAAACCGAAATATCAACGATTATACCCTTCTGATAAAACTCATCGGGCAACTTCACCAACATCTCTTCATTGTTTTGGTTGCAGTAAAGATCCACCAGCCATGAGTAAGTGCAATAATTCGGAGAAAATCCATCATTAATCATTGAAAAAACAATCTCTTTAGCATTTTCAACATCTCGAGCCCTACAAAACCCATGAATTAACGCCTTGTAAGTAAACGAATCCGGCTTCAACCCTGCACTCAACATTGTACCTCTAACTCTTAACGCAGATTTCATATCTCCGATTTTGCAATAAGCGTTAATGAGCGTGTTACATGTGATGTTATCGGGTACGACCTTTCTCCCACTCATTTCATTCAACAATTTGTTAGCG
Above is a window of Helianthus annuus cultivar XRQ/B chromosome 14, HanXRQr2.0-SUNRISE, whole genome shotgun sequence DNA encoding:
- the LOC110903850 gene encoding late embryogenesis abundant protein 1 encodes the protein MMNNSQSEAEQATAQAKAEAQEKTSQLMEQASNAAQSAQESMQQAGQQIKEKAQVATEAVKNATGMNK